From a single Pempheris klunzingeri isolate RE-2024b chromosome 2, fPemKlu1.hap1, whole genome shotgun sequence genomic region:
- the rps10 gene encoding small ribosomal subunit protein eS10 produces the protein MLMPKKNRIAIYELLFKEGVMVAKKDVHLAKHPELADKNVPNLHVMKAMQSLKSCGYVKEQFAWRHFYWYLTNEGIQYLRDFLHLPPEIVPATLRRQTRPETARPRPKGMEGERPARLNRGEADRDAYRRSAAPPGADKKAEAGAGAATEFQFRGGFGRGRGQQPQ, from the exons ATGCTGATGCCCAAGAAGAATCGCATTGCTATCTATGAGCTCCTCTTCAAGGAGGGAGTCATGGTGGCCAAGAAAGATGTCCACCTGGCCAAGCATCCCGAGCTTGCTGACAAGAATGTGCCCAACCTTCATGTGATGAAAGCGATGCAG TCCTTGAAGTCCTGTGGGTACGTCAAGGAGCAATTTGCCTGGCGTCACTTCTACTGGTACCTCACCAATGAAGGTATCCAGTACCTGAGAgacttcctccacctcccaccTGAGATCGTGCCCGCCACCCTGCGCCGCCAGACCCGTCCTGAGACCGCAAGGCCCAGGCCCAAGG gaaTGGAAGGAGAGAGGCCCGCCCGCCTTAACCGCGGTGAGGCTGACAGAGATGCATACAGGCGATCTGCTGCACCCC CTGGTGCGGACAAGAAAGCAGAGGCCGGTGCTGGAGCTGCCACAGAGTTCCAGTTC AGAGGTGGCTTTGGACGTGGCAGAGGACAGCAGCCTCAGTAA